The Candidatus Accumulibacter similis genome has a segment encoding these proteins:
- a CDS encoding DUF3999 domain-containing protein produces the protein MKKSLAGWLWLLWSLLALAESPGDFAFGMLLRPDGPQPLLRVDLPAAVHAGVSRADLGDLRVFNAAGEAVPHAWLPPPSAPRARPALLPLRYFALRGEAAAGVDGVEVRIERQGGRAVLRMNDRAGVPAMLLGYLVDASTVEQPLQAFALELPATADDLVARVRVEASDDLVRWTTLVSEAPVLRLAAGGQRLERLRIEFAPRRAKYFRLSWAAGSPALQLAAVGGEPAATLLEVPRQWQQVAGSAERDAAGSYRFDLGGQFPADRLRLLLPQANSVAVVELLSRANDRDAWRRVTTATVYRLGAAGQEVVSPEIAIVPNGDRYWLLRVDQRGGGLGAGVPELAAGWLTRSLVFAARGPTPFQLAFGSSSAQPTAYPITTLVPGHRIADDGQPVAGAAAAASVEIGRATTAAVHTLAGEGARRAGIDWQRWGLWASLLLGVALLAWMAWRLARQLARPSQDDGPGA, from the coding sequence ATGAAGAAGAGCCTCGCCGGCTGGCTGTGGCTGCTGTGGTCCCTTCTGGCGCTGGCCGAGTCGCCGGGCGACTTCGCCTTCGGCATGCTGTTGCGGCCGGACGGGCCGCAGCCGCTTCTTCGTGTCGATCTGCCGGCGGCCGTCCATGCCGGCGTCAGCCGCGCCGATCTCGGCGACCTGCGGGTGTTCAACGCCGCCGGGGAAGCGGTGCCGCATGCCTGGCTGCCGCCGCCGTCGGCGCCCCGTGCCAGGCCGGCGCTTCTGCCGCTGCGGTATTTCGCTTTGCGTGGCGAGGCCGCCGCCGGCGTCGATGGTGTCGAGGTCCGCATCGAAAGGCAGGGCGGCAGGGCGGTGCTGCGGATGAACGATCGGGCAGGGGTGCCGGCGATGCTGCTCGGTTACCTCGTCGACGCCAGCACCGTCGAGCAGCCGTTGCAGGCCTTCGCGCTCGAGTTGCCGGCGACTGCCGATGACCTCGTCGCGCGCGTGCGGGTCGAGGCGAGTGACGATCTCGTCCGCTGGACGACGCTCGTCAGCGAGGCGCCGGTGCTGCGGCTGGCGGCGGGCGGGCAGCGGCTCGAGCGCCTGCGGATCGAGTTCGCCCCGCGGCGGGCGAAATACTTCCGCCTGAGCTGGGCGGCCGGCAGCCCGGCGCTGCAACTGGCAGCGGTCGGCGGCGAGCCGGCAGCGACGCTGCTCGAGGTGCCGCGGCAATGGCAGCAGGTGGCCGGCAGCGCCGAGCGCGACGCGGCCGGCAGCTACCGCTTCGACCTCGGTGGCCAGTTCCCGGCCGACCGCCTGCGTCTCCTGTTGCCGCAGGCCAATAGCGTCGCCGTCGTCGAACTGCTGTCGCGAGCGAACGACAGGGATGCCTGGCGGCGGGTGACGACGGCGACCGTCTACCGGCTCGGCGCTGCCGGGCAGGAAGTCGTCAGTCCGGAGATCGCCATCGTGCCGAACGGCGACCGCTACTGGCTGCTGCGCGTCGACCAGCGCGGCGGTGGTCTCGGCGCCGGCGTTCCCGAACTGGCCGCCGGCTGGCTGACACGCAGCCTCGTCTTTGCCGCGCGCGGGCCGACACCGTTCCAGCTCGCCTTCGGCAGCAGCAGCGCGCAGCCGACTGCCTACCCCATCACGACCCTGGTACCCGGCCATCGCATCGCCGACGACGGGCAGCCGGTTGCCGGCGCGGCGGCCGCCGCCAGCGTGGAGATCGGCCGGGCGACGACCGCTGCCGTGCACACGCTGGCCGGCGAGGGCGCCCGTCGCGCCGGCATCGACTGGCAGCGCTGGGGGCTTTGGGCGAGCCTGCTGCTCGGCGTCGCGTTGCTCGCCTGGATGGCGTGGCGGCTTGCGCGGCAGCTCGCGCGCCCGTCGCAGGACGACGGGCCCGGCGCCTGA
- a CDS encoding DUF2339 domain-containing protein — MWFLGAVLGALLVGELHSGLWVAGALLGGILGWSVGSRARQRQEDRYRLFDERLRRLEGALERLQQSSSTLPQAEPPPAAVLPVPAAARPAAAATRLAGTVGAAADEPPAVAAAEVPAAADASLPAAAAAPFAVARPATSQAAAASPPPSGPAGMALPDGQPAPPRGRAAAVLDWLLRGNLMARAGVIVLFLGVAFLLKYSYQHLQVPLELRLMGVALAAVVLLLLGWRLRMTREAYALALQGCGIGLLYLTIFGALRLFGLLDAAPAFVMLLAVAALAAILAVLQDALVLAVLGAAGGFLAPIIAATGAGSHVTLFGYYSVLNFGILAIAFFKAWRLLNLVGFVFTFAIATFWGALRYRPEHFASTEPFLILFFLIYAAMPVLFALRAAGPRASRLDTTLVFALPLVAFGLQVGLVRDFAYGAAWSALALGAFYLLLARALWARRGEGQRLLVEAFLALGVGFTTLAIPLAFDGRWTAAAWAIEGAALVWVGVRQQRLPARLFGILLQLLAGLFQLGESSARAGAWPLLNSVFLGGLLLTLAGLFCAWLLQREWRQEPRRLRSAERLLAPLLFVWGAVWWTGSGLHEIDRHLPPSLHVNAAIVFFTASCLLFSWLERRLAWPAARHAALALLPLLLLSGLLSVGRVAHPFADLGYLAWPAAFAAHFFLLQRHEVDRPWQGDWLHAAGLWLLAAIGAWELAWSIDRWVAGRAAWPLLGWALWPGALLAVLALRGERLRWPVAAHREAYFVLGATPLAVFLALWFAAGNVLSDGNPWPLPYLPLLNPLDLAQAGVLLLLATWFSEVRRLRLPPYATAPLPPAWTILGAAAFVWANAVLLRALHHWAGVPLQLAVMLRSELVQASLSLFWTLLALAAMVVATRRRWRSLWLAGAGLMAVVVGKLLLIDLSNAGTIERIVSFLGVGLLMLVIGYLAPAPPKEEAS; from the coding sequence CCAGCGGCGGTTCTGCCCGTCCCGGCGGCAGCGCGGCCCGCGGCCGCAGCGACGCGGCTCGCCGGCACCGTCGGCGCGGCCGCGGACGAGCCACCGGCCGTTGCCGCAGCGGAGGTCCCGGCCGCTGCGGACGCGTCGTTGCCGGCAGCGGCGGCAGCACCGTTCGCCGTTGCGCGACCGGCCACAAGCCAGGCAGCGGCGGCGTCGCCACCACCGTCAGGCCCGGCCGGCATGGCATTGCCCGACGGCCAGCCGGCGCCGCCGCGCGGTCGGGCAGCGGCGGTCCTTGACTGGCTGCTGCGCGGCAACCTGATGGCCCGCGCCGGCGTCATCGTCCTCTTCCTCGGCGTTGCCTTCCTGCTCAAGTACAGCTACCAGCACCTGCAGGTGCCGCTCGAGCTGCGCCTGATGGGCGTGGCGCTGGCGGCGGTGGTCCTGCTGCTGCTCGGCTGGCGGCTGCGAATGACCCGCGAGGCCTATGCGCTGGCGCTGCAGGGGTGTGGCATCGGCCTCCTCTACCTGACGATCTTCGGGGCGCTGCGGCTGTTCGGACTGCTCGACGCGGCGCCGGCCTTCGTCATGCTGCTGGCGGTGGCGGCGCTGGCGGCGATCCTGGCGGTGCTGCAGGATGCACTGGTCCTGGCGGTGCTCGGCGCCGCTGGCGGCTTCCTGGCGCCGATCATCGCCGCGACCGGTGCCGGCAGTCACGTGACGCTGTTCGGCTATTACAGCGTCCTCAACTTCGGCATCCTGGCGATCGCCTTCTTCAAGGCCTGGCGGCTGCTCAACCTGGTGGGTTTCGTCTTCACCTTCGCCATCGCGACCTTCTGGGGTGCGCTGCGCTACCGGCCGGAACATTTCGCGTCGACCGAGCCTTTCCTGATCCTCTTCTTCCTCATCTACGCCGCGATGCCAGTGCTGTTCGCGCTGCGCGCTGCCGGACCGCGCGCCAGCCGCCTCGACACGACGCTGGTCTTCGCCCTGCCATTGGTCGCCTTCGGACTGCAGGTCGGGCTGGTGCGCGACTTCGCCTACGGTGCCGCGTGGAGTGCCCTGGCGCTCGGCGCCTTCTACCTGCTGCTGGCGCGTGCCCTGTGGGCGCGTCGCGGCGAGGGGCAGCGGTTGCTGGTGGAAGCCTTCCTCGCTCTCGGCGTCGGCTTCACGACGCTGGCCATCCCGCTTGCCTTCGACGGGCGCTGGACCGCCGCCGCCTGGGCGATCGAGGGGGCGGCATTGGTCTGGGTCGGCGTCCGCCAGCAGCGGCTGCCTGCACGGCTGTTCGGCATCCTGCTGCAGCTGCTCGCCGGCCTGTTCCAGCTCGGCGAGTCGTCGGCCCGGGCGGGCGCCTGGCCGCTGCTCAACAGCGTCTTCCTCGGCGGCCTGCTGCTGACGCTGGCCGGGCTGTTCTGCGCCTGGCTGCTGCAGCGCGAGTGGCGACAGGAGCCGCGGCGACTGCGCTCCGCCGAGCGCCTCCTGGCGCCGCTGCTCTTCGTCTGGGGCGCCGTCTGGTGGACCGGCAGCGGCCTGCACGAGATCGACCGCCACCTGCCGCCGTCGCTGCACGTCAACGCCGCCATCGTCTTCTTCACCGCCTCCTGTCTTCTCTTCTCGTGGCTCGAGCGGCGCCTCGCCTGGCCGGCGGCGCGCCACGCGGCGCTCGCCCTGCTGCCGCTGCTGCTGCTGTCCGGCTTGCTGAGCGTCGGGCGCGTGGCGCATCCCTTCGCCGACCTGGGTTACCTGGCTTGGCCAGCCGCCTTCGCCGCGCACTTCTTCCTCCTGCAGCGGCACGAGGTGGACCGGCCGTGGCAGGGCGACTGGCTGCATGCTGCCGGGCTGTGGCTGCTGGCGGCGATCGGCGCGTGGGAGCTGGCGTGGAGCATCGACCGCTGGGTCGCCGGGCGGGCCGCCTGGCCGCTGCTCGGCTGGGCGCTGTGGCCGGGGGCACTGCTGGCCGTGCTGGCGCTGCGCGGCGAGCGCCTGCGCTGGCCGGTGGCGGCGCACCGTGAGGCGTATTTCGTGCTCGGGGCGACGCCGCTGGCGGTCTTCCTCGCCCTCTGGTTCGCCGCCGGCAACGTCCTTTCCGACGGCAACCCGTGGCCCTTGCCCTATCTGCCGCTGCTCAACCCGCTCGACCTGGCACAGGCCGGCGTCCTCCTGCTGCTCGCCACCTGGTTCAGCGAAGTGCGCCGCCTGCGCCTGCCGCCGTACGCGACGGCGCCGCTGCCGCCGGCCTGGACAATCCTCGGTGCCGCCGCCTTCGTCTGGGCCAACGCCGTCCTCCTGCGTGCGTTGCATCACTGGGCCGGCGTGCCGCTGCAACTGGCGGTGATGCTGCGGTCGGAACTCGTGCAGGCCTCGCTGTCGCTGTTCTGGACGCTGCTGGCGCTGGCGGCGATGGTCGTCGCCACGCGTCGCCGCTGGCGGTCGTTGTGGCTGGCGGGAGCCGGCCTGATGGCGGTCGTCGTCGGCAAGCTGCTGCTGATCGATCTGTCGAACGCCGGCACCATCGAAAGGATCGTCTCGTTCCTCGGCGTCGGCCTGCTGATGCTGGTGATCGGCTATCTCGCGCCGGCGCCACCAAAGGAGGAAGCGTCATGA